One Ranitomeya variabilis isolate aRanVar5 chromosome 5, aRanVar5.hap1, whole genome shotgun sequence DNA window includes the following coding sequences:
- the LOC143773950 gene encoding histone H4: MSGRGKGGKGLGKGGAKRHRKVLRDNIQGITKPAIRRLARRGGVKRISGLIYEETRGVLKVFLENVIRDAVTYTEHAKRKTVTAMDVVYALKRQGRTLYGFGG; this comes from the coding sequence ATGTCTGGTCGCGGTAAAGGAGGGAAAGGTCTCGGGAAGGGCGGCgccaagcggcacaggaaggtgctccgtgataacatccagggcatcaccaagcctgccatccgccgtctcgcccgcagaggaggcgtcaagcgcatctccGGCCTCATCTATGAAGAGACTCGGGGAgtcctgaaagtcttcctggaaaacgtgatccgtgacgccgtcacctacaccgagcacgccaagaggaagaccgtcaccgccatggacgtggtgtacgcgctcaagcgccagggccgcactctctacggcttcggaggttaa